One Halichondria panicea chromosome 3, odHalPani1.1, whole genome shotgun sequence genomic region harbors:
- the LOC135334188 gene encoding TNF receptor-associated factor 6-like — protein MASSLQGLLKSTPVPGLEGREATASDYLNQSDLKQVYKAVFEARAKWRRIGLELELAHGDLEAIDSRYRNPADQLEQVLAKWLNRGEATWRQLSEALYSVPVGETALAKQVRMERCQQDVPDLGVTSDGAQQMESDISSMELEYARLSLNIRKSLKRREIYPQELSAFILSFQSRRGSLKRNGSLFISSCQQELNTADTIDAVFVIVSQFWSFLDYNLLENVVDEFGDDSDKKKFADYIKALQDFLSDWRVVPHKIKRSECPTTAVKLCFKLDGDSLPYRDIRVSIARIFKVHVSNVLIESIDNGCTKLVFLLPREAVVLPLTAEQRKEIAELTPSVLHVLLLDRCEEHTLYQSDKALATSPVDPTHETTGQLKQIKNVMGFDCEFLEPSPQNLQIDCPVCLQTIREPHQVTCCGKRFCKACIQRVQDSKSSCPTCKATAFNCFLDQGIKQLLYSMKVRCSYQKDGCEWTGELRQLDKHLNTDPLPETHLDGCQFVEINCIYNCENHQQRRYIQNHQTKDCPKRPFGCEHCHDYKSTYDDVTNNHWPVCGSFPVPCPNQCGSTIQRPNIDSHVADGCPLTTINCDFHHVGCAVKLPRQDMPEHLRENLLTHISLLATNNAKQQEQIANQNFDIKTQQLQISVLVAENDELSRRNTILHAMIQSNTTRMAKLEPLQQALKTAPSNVNPRPLGQLGPPVLTMSNFEQYKKNNYSWWSPPVYTHPQGYKICLSVIANGTAAGKGTHVSLGVQFMRGEFDDSLKWPFRGIISVRLLNQVNSKEHETYSITYLENMDDLYCSRVTEGERGGGWGPHKFIALSKLEPEYLQSNTLLFQIYEVDINVS, from the exons ATGGCTAGTAGCTTACAAGGTCTGCTCAAGTCAACTCCGGTTCCTGGTCTGGAAGGTCGTGAAG CTACAGCTTCAGACTACCTCAACCAAAGTGACCTGAAACAAGTCTACAAAGCCGTGTTCGAGGCTCGGGCAAAGTGGAGAAGGATTGGCTTGGAATTGGAGCTAGCTCATGGAGACCTCGAAGCTATTGATTCGCGTTATCGGAACCCTGCCGATCAACTGGAGCAAGTCTTGGCTAAATGGTTGAACAGAGGTGAGGCCACATGGAGGCAGCTGTCTGAAGCTCTGTACTCTGTGCCTGTTGGAGAAACTGCCTTGGCCAAACAAGTCAGAATGGAACGTTGCCAACAAG ATGTGCCTGATCTTGGTGTGACGAGTGATGGTGCCCAACAAATGGAGAGTGACATCAGCTCTATGGAACTCGAGTATGCACGGTTATCGTTGAATATAAGAAAGTCACTGAAAAGAAGAGAAATCTATCCACAAGAACTGTCTGCATTTATACTCAGCTTTCAGAGCAGACGTGGTTCATTAAAAAGGAACGGAAGTCTCTTTATTAGTAGCTGTCAACAGGAGCTGAATACCGCTGATACAATAGATGCTGTGTTTGTGATTGTATCACAATTCTGGTCCTTCTTGGATTACAACCTTCTTGAAAATGTTGTTGACGAATTTGGAGACGATAGTGACAAGAAGAAGTTTGCTGATTATATTAAAGCCCTCCAAGATTTCCTGTCTGACTGGAGAGTAGTACCACACAAAATTAAACGCAGTGAATGTCCAACAACAGCAGTTAAATTGTGTTTCAAGCTTGACGGTGATTCCCTACCATATCGAGACATTAGAGTCTCAATTGCAAGAATTTTTAAGGTTCATGTATCAAATGTGCTGATCGAATCGATTGATAATGGCTGTACAAAGCTGGTGTTCTTGTTGCCAAGAGAAGCTGTTGTACTCCCTCTCACTGCAGAGCAAAGAAAAGAAATAGCTGAACTCACTCCGTCTGTACTACACGTTCTGCTACTGGATAGATGTGAAGAGCACACTTTATATCAG AGTGATAAGGCACTGGCCACGTCACCTGTTGATCCCACACACGAGACCACTGGACA GCTTAAACAAATAAAGAATGTGATGGGATTTGACTGCGAGTTTCTCGAGCCTTCACCTCAAAATCTACAAATTGATTGTCCAGTTTGTCTCCAGACTATTCGAGAGCCCCACCAGGTCACATGCTGTGGAAAGAGGTTTTGCAAAGCTTGTATTCAACGTGTTCAAGACAGTAAAAGTTCTTGTCCAACTTGCAAGGCTACAGCATTTAATTGCTTTCTTGATCAGGGAATCAAACAATTGCTCTACAGTATGAAAGTTCGATGTAGCTACCAGAAAGACGGGTGTGAGTGGACGGGGGAACTGAGACAGCTTGACAAACACCTCAACACAGATCCACTGCCAGAGACACACCTCGATGGATGTCAGTTTGTCGAGATCAATTGCATCTATAATTGCGAGAACCATCAGCAGCGAAGGTACATTCAAAACCACCAAACTAAGGATTGCCCCAAACGACCATTCGGTTGTGAGCACTGCCATGATTACAAGTCTACctatgatgatgtcaccaacaaccactggcctgtgtgtgggtcctTCCCTGTCCCCTGCCCTAACCAGTGTGGTTCAACTATCCAACGTCCGAATATAGACAGCCATGTTGCCGATGGATGCCCCCTGACCACCATCAACTGTGACTTCCACCACGTAGGCTGTGCTGTGAAACTCCCTCGACAAGACATGCCAGAACACCTGAGAGAGAACCTACTCACACACATCTCTCTATTAGCCACCAATAATGCCAAGCAACAAGAACAAATCGCTAACCAAAACTTTGATATTAAAACACAACAACTTCAGATCAGTGTCCTGGTTGCTGAGAATGATGAACTGAGTCGTAGGAACACAATACTACACGCGATGATACAGTCAAATACTACCAGAATGGCTAAATTGGAGCCATTGCAACAAGCGCTCAAGACTGCTCCCTCTAATGTTAACCCAAGGCCACTGGGACAGCTGGGTCCCCCAGTCCTCACGATGTCAAATTTCGAACAATACAAAAAAAACAACTATAGCTGGTGGTCTCCTCCAGtctacacacaccctcagggctacaagatCTGTCTCAGTGTGATTGCGAATGGAACGGCTGCTGGTAAAGGAACACATGTCTCCCTGGGTGTACAGTTCATGAGAGGAGAGTTTGATGATTCTCTGAAATGGCCGTTTCGTGGGATTATTTCTGTTCGATTATTAAATCAAGTCAATAGTAAAGAGCACGAAACGTATTCGATCACCTACTTAGAAAATATGGATGACTTATATTGCAGCCGAGTTACggagggggagaggggaggtGGGTGGGGCCCACACAAGTTCATTGCTCTCTCTAAACTGGAACCCGAGTATTTACAAAGCAACACATTGCTGTTTCAGATATATGAAGTGGACATCAATGTTAGTTag
- the LOC135334191 gene encoding uncharacterized protein LOC135334191, which yields MASSLQGLLKSTPVPGLEGREASASNCLNQSDLKQVYTAVFKARAKWRRIGLQLELAHGDLEAIDSRYRNPEDQLEQVLAKWLNRGEATWRQLSEALYSVPVGETALAKQVRMERCQQDVPDLGVTSDGAQQMESDISSMEDEYALLSLNIRKSLKRREIRPQELSAFILSFQSRRGSLKRNGSLFISSCQQELNTADTIDAVFVIVSQFWSFLDYNLLEKVVKAFGDDSDKEKFADYIKALQDFLSDWKVEPHKIQRSECPTTAVKLCFKLDGDSLPYRDIRVSIARIFKVHVSNVLIESIDNGCTKLVFLLPREVVVLPLNAEQRKEIAELTPSVLHVLLLDRCEEHTLYQSEKALATSPVDPTHETTGQLKKQLKSNVRQVENVMGFDCEFLEPPPEILQSRCPICLQIIREPYQVPCCGKKYCQSCIQTVKIKNKPCPTCNTEGFSNFPDTGHKQSLYGLKVRCSHQKDGCEWTGELRQLDEHLNTDPLPETQLDGCRLTIINCDFHHVGCAVKLPRQDMPEHVRASIHHISLMVTDHMTLASAYSTLQNAHTNLEKDHKKLAANHILLTKSHATLVEEHESLSSSSVQTLCKYEELKDNCAKIKTDNQQLRTKIEALEGLIRSPLADPPRTETIHIVPSDGIVMNNFQQHKRDNDQWYSPPVYTHHQGYKICLLVFANGWGDGRGTHISVLVYFMRGEFDDSLKWPFRGSISIQLVDQNGQPNNIDTIVYDDRVPIERCSRVMYRERAIHGWGISKFFAHNMLKKPLFNDNQLIFMISGEVRV from the exons ATGGCTAGTAGCTTACAAGGTCTGCTCAAGTCAACTCCTGTCCCTGGTCTGGAAGGTCGTGAAG CTTCAGCTTCAAACTGCCTTAACCAAAGTGACCTGAAACAAGTCTACACAGCCGTGTTTAAGGCTCGGGCAAAGTGGAGAAGGATTGGCTTGCAATTGGAGCTAGCTCACGGAGACCTCGAAGCTATTGATTCGCGTTATCGGAACCCTGAGGATCAACTTGAGCAAGTCTTGGCTAAATGGTTGAACAGAGGTGAGGCCACATGGAGGCAGCTGTCTGAAGCTCTGTACTCTGTGCCTGTTGGAGAAACTGCCTTGGCCAAACAAGTCAGAATGGAACGTTGCCAACAAG ATGTGCCTGATCTTGGTGTGACGAGTGATGGTGCCCAACAAATGGAGAGTGACATTAGCTCTATGGAAGATGAGTACGCACTGTTATCGTTGAATATAAGAAAGTCACTGAAAAGAAGAGAAATCCGTCCACAAGAACTGTCTGCATTTATACTGAGTTTTCAGAGCAGACGTGGTTCATTAAAAAGGAACGGAAGTCTCTTTATTAGTAGCTGTCAACAGGAGCTGAATACCGCTGATACAATAGATGCTGTGTTTGTGATTGTATCACAATTCTGGTCCTTCTTGGATTACAACCTTCTTGAAAAAGTCGTTAAAGCATTTGGAGACGATAGTGACAAGGAGAAATTTGCCGATTATATTAAAGCCCTCCAAGATTTCCTGTCTGACTGGAAAGTAGAGCCACACAAAATTCAACGCAGTGAATGTCCAACAACAGCAGTTAAATTGTGTTTCAAGCTTGACGGTGATTCTCTACCATATCGAGACATTAGAGTCTCAATTGCAAGAATTTTTAAGGTTCATGTATCAAATGTGCTGATCGAATCGATTGATAATGGCTGTACAAAGCTGGTGTTCTTGTTGCCAAGAGAAGTTGTTGTACTCCCTCTCAATGCAGAGCAAAGAAAAGAAATAGCTGAACTCACTCCGTCTGTACTACACGTTCTGCTACTGGATAGATGTGAAGAGCACACTTTATATCAG AGTGAGAAGGCACTGGCCACATCACCTGTTGATCCCACACACGAGACCACTGGACA GTTAAAAAAACAACTGAAGAGCAATGTGAGACAAGTAGAGAATGTGATGGGATTTGACTGCGAGTTTCTCGAGCCTCCACCTGAAATTCTCCAAAGTCGTTGTCCAATTTGTCTCCAGATTATTCGAGAACCATATCAGGTTCCATGTTGTGGAAAGAAGTATTGCCAATCGTGTATCCAAACTGTCAAGATCAAAAACAAGCCTTGTCCAACTTGCAACACAGAAGGTTTCTCCAATTTCCCTGACACAGGACACAAGCAATCGCTCTATGGTTTGAAAGTTCGCTGTAGCCACCAGAAAGACGGGTGTGAGTGGACGGGGGAACTGAGACAGCTTGATGAGCACCTCAACACAGATCCACTGCCAGAGACACAACTCGATGGATGCCGCCTGACAATCATCAACTGTGACTTCCACCACGTAGGCTGTGCTGTGAAACTCCCTCGACAAGACATGCCAGAACATGTGAGAGCAAGTATCCACCATATATCACTAATGGTTACTGATCATATGACACTAGCCAGCGCATATTCAACACTGCAAAATGCTCACACTAATTTGGAAAAAGATCACAAGAAATTGGCTGCAAATCATATATTGCTAACGAAAAGCCATGCAACATTAGTTGAAGAACACGAAAGTTTATCGAGTAGCAGCGTACAAACATTGTGTAAATACGAAGAGCTGAAGGACAATTGCGCTAAAATCAAAACAGACAATCAGCAACTGAGAACCAAAATAGAGGCTTTGGAAGGGCTCATACGATCTCCACTTGCCGATCCTCCTAGGACGGAAACCATACATATAGTGCCTTCAGATGGTATTGTTATGAACAACTTCCAACAGCACAAGAGAGATAACGATCAGTGGTACTCCCCTCCAGTCTACACCCACCATCAGGGCTACAAGATCTGTCTCCTTGTGTTTGCTAACGGCTGGGGCGATGGTAGAGGAACACACATCTCTGTGTTAGTGTACTTCATGAGAGGAGAGTTTGACGATTCTCTGAAATGGCCGTTTCGAGGCTCAATATCGATACAATTAGTAGACCAAAACGGACAGCCTAACAATATAGACACTATTGTCTATGACGACCGTGTGCCCATAGAGCGCTGCAGTCGTGTGATGTATCGTGAACGAGCTATTCACGGTTGGGGGATTAGCAAGTTTTTCGCTCATAATATGCTAAAGAAACCTCTTTTTAATGATAATCAGTTGATTTTTATGATTAGTGGAGAGGTCAGAGTGTGA